The DNA sequence CAATCCGGACAAAATCCGCGATGTTATCGGGCCAAGCGGAAAGCAGATCAATAAGATCATTGAAGAAACTGGCGTTAAGATCGACATCGAGCAGGATGGAACTGTCTTCATTTCTTCTGTAGACCAGGAAATGAACGACAAGGCCAAGAAGATCATCGAAGACATTGTCCGCGAGGTTGAAGTCGGCCAGATGTACCTTGGTAAGGTCAAGAGAATTGAAAAGTTCGGTGCCTTTGTTGAAATCTTCAACGGAAAAGACGGACTGGTTCATATTTCCGAGCTTGCCGAAGAGCGCGTAGGCAAAGTGGAGGACGTCCTGTCACTTGGAGACGAATTGCTTGTAAAAGTAACAGAAATCGACAAGCAGGGCAGAGTCAACCTTTCCCGCAAAGCAGTTCTGAAGGAACAGCGCGAAAAGCAGGAGAAGGCACAGGATTAATTTTTACCGGTTCATCATAAGATGAAGGCTTGGCCGGCATGCCGGGGACGCAGACGAATTGCAGCTTCCTGCCGGCTTTGGCTGCAGCCGGATTTTAAAGCCAGGGAGATCCCTGGCTTTTTCTATACATACAGAACCATGGCATCTGCAGCCCTCAGTATATTTCCAGCCGCTGTTCTACCCTGTCCACCCTTCACATAAAAATTAGTGAAGGAGGGCTGAGAAAATGAAGAAATTAGCTGGTATGCTGCTGATCGGTGCTTTTTCGCTGATGCTGGTCAATAACCCTTTTACAGATCTTTATGTATCGCAGCTGAAAATGGATAGCCTTGCTGTCACAGCAGAGTCAGATTCTCTTTTACAAAGGATAGAGAAGGAATCTGAGAACTATTACATAGCTCCACAAGATGCCAGGATCGACCCGGTCTGGAAGGCTATACCCGGCTACAATGGGGTAAAGGTTGATGTAGAGGCATCGTATAAAAAAATGAAGGGCGAGAAGAAATTCGATCCCGACAAATTGGTGCTGGAGCAGATTGAACCAGAAAAGAAACTGGGTGATTTGCCTCCTGCCCCCATTTATAAAGGAAATCCCGACAAACCTATGGTATCTTTCATCATAAACGTTGCATGGGGAAACGAGTACTTATCAGGGATGCTTGCCACCTTGAAGAAACATAAGGTAACAGCCACTTTTTTTCTTGAAGGAAGATGGGTCCAGCAGAATCCTGAGCTTGCCAAGATGATTACCGAAGCAGGGCATGAAGCCGGGAATCATTCCTTTACCCATCCGGATATGAAAACCATATCCTCGGCCCGCATCAGGGAAGAGATTGAAAAGACCAACCAGGTCATTAAAGCAACAACCGG is a window from the Bacillus infantis NRRL B-14911 genome containing:
- a CDS encoding polysaccharide deacetylase family protein, translating into MKKLAGMLLIGAFSLMLVNNPFTDLYVSQLKMDSLAVTAESDSLLQRIEKESENYYIAPQDARIDPVWKAIPGYNGVKVDVEASYKKMKGEKKFDPDKLVLEQIEPEKKLGDLPPAPIYKGNPDKPMVSFIINVAWGNEYLSGMLATLKKHKVTATFFLEGRWVQQNPELAKMITEAGHEAGNHSFTHPDMKTISSARIREEIEKTNQVIKATTGQEVTWFAPPSGSYRDETVRIAAEKKLKTVMWSLDTVDWRKPSPEELLNRVVPKVHNGAIILMHPTDSTAKSLDSMITQIKGKDFEIASVSRLLSEERIMDKK